The genomic window GTTCGTCCCCGCCCACGCCAGCGACCGCGCCGTCCCCGGGCTCTACAGCGCCCGGCCGCgtcaggtaaaaattatgaatatacaACGTAGGTGCTTAATTAGCTTTGATTGTAATGTAGTAGTTCGATTATTTGTTATGTACTAATTAATGTGATGACTTAGGTAGTCGATTTAGTTAGTGAtatagtgagatagatatgtagatagatcgaaacatatatacatagacacatagatatagttagatatgtagatagatagaaacatagatacataggtacatagacatAACTATTTTGTCAGtacattgtatatatatatacatagttattatcttatttacttagtttgtagttagaaagtacttgttaggtactatctatcgtctaatttagactaaaggacatgtgtttcgttatgtgtttgaactagatggacaacctagggACCATATattatggaggcaccgttgaatgcgatcgctatggatatgttgagtttgttgacatgcaaagcgtgcatgTGCTATTTAacgataggccttcatttagtgagatggttgcaagggctcaggcCTCCGCCggcacccccgccaccaccaccatcaacaattggaggctactgtggagaaggtacaacacaatttgctatgtggccacaccactaggacgaccctatcttattcacatggcacatccatgtgtttgttgtttggtttaattacctaaggcatgttaggtttagtcgaaggaactctgtaccctagttcgctacatgttctcacatgccatttcatgtgttttgtgtgatgaattatataatgccctacttcgttaggttgtgtttgcagcacgtgatcacattCACTATGTCCGCAATAttatactgaatattatgaccacaaataatgaaaacaaccacataataaaaagtccaatactatgccatattaaacaacacaataatactaaaagttcgtgccgacagtagacaatattgttcatgaataaaccatagaactagcaagtcatggagactactgagtgcaacgagaccATTTTCCCTTTCTCAGGGCaacgggattctcctccatcgctgcttttgCTCGGCgtacacgctcaagcttcttcttcatctcctccctgtacgcagcaacacgcctcctctcctcctcttccttgtgctccttttttatAGCCTCCTCTCCGCGTCCTTTCCCCGTCATCTCCTtttcctctgcctcccaccgcaacaattttgcatccattccttgtcttcaggtttgatctcagtgtcgatccactactcaaaatcacagagcggtggagcgGTCTGTAAAAAATACAATTgttataaaacaaaaaaatcatgcaagatgtcatatgacataaacatcaattcatcaccatcttgttaatgcggcgctgacgaagtgtaggctcaaacgcaaaattggaacacattcaatacctctgcctatacgtgtcatcTTCATcgaacttggctaccttgcaaggatcaccacaaaagcacatagGCACTGGAACACcgctaggcagaggcaatgggtcgaaggtatTTTCGGTCATCTGACCATAACtataatacaaccaatttcgttctaagaaccgaaagcaattaacattaaaccctaaacctagggtttcccatttgatgcacaacaatgaacccataacataacaacatgcgctACGGTTACCTTGGtatgctagcttttccacgccttggcattctacggttgtataatacaaatattaaaaattacatgaaaccctaagtaatgacgattcttaggttaaaaaatccgactaatatataccgaatcaatAAAAAAACtaagaggggagcgaggataccttgctctcgaagttctacggatcaaatcaaagttttcaaggtccaatatgccaattcgtgaggtagggcgaaatggggagagaaaaaaacgagaggaaggagaaagaagaggaagaaggctcgggcaagaaggttgggagcgaggttaaaacaccacctcggtgACATAGATTACGGCGCCAAGCTCAACGccaggatctacggcgccaagctgcCTGCCAAATTACTGCCACGTCTGCGCCGAGTactatttaggtttatgcttgttaaatataaatagaTCTATAACTTAGCTATtaatgatccaatgagtatgaaaattTTAATatagttcaatcatacaataattagtccaccataaaaatttcatcacaattgaACCATataaactgcagctatgaattattacaattaattacagaaaaacatatATTTAAAGtcacagcaaaaactttgtaataaagtataccatattatatgttcactgtgtagatctagacacgtggagtccaataaaattgaattttttattttataatttttctttaATCTAATATGATTTTTGAAAGactcagccgaaataaataaaaaagacaagacaAAATCGCCTTCAAAATTGTTTATAAAGGGTTAAAGAGGTAAGATGAATAGTTTTAAAAGTTAAGGAGGCGTTTTGCCTGATTTTGAAGTTCAGAGAGCAAAAACAAACTTTTTTGAAAGTTGAGGAGGTAATGTGAACTTTttttttcctaaacgctaaagaGGGACGCTATAaagtataccatattatatgttcacagtaaaaaaaaaaaaaaaaaaaaaactttttcctTTAATTTTGCCCCCATTAATCGTAGCCGCGTGTTTGATGGTCACACTTTCTGTACAAGGCAAACTGGCAAGTGGTCGCAACGAGAAACTGAGGAGAAACTAGTGGCtttgctcaccggcgagctcggaAAAAATCGCATGGCGTTGCAGCACGCCAGTCCAGCTAGCTCCACACTGACCACCGGCAGTCATGGCCGGAGCTCCGCAGCCGTCCTCCGTCGGCCACCGACGGACTCTAGCAGCCGTCTGAGGGTGCACGCGCAGTCGCAGAAGCCCACCGCCGGGTCCCGTGGTGGCGCGGGAGCCGAGACGACCGCAACGTCGTCCTCTCCCTCTCGGAGAACGCCGTCCTCAAGGCCGCCTGGTACGGCTCCGAGCTCCTCGGCATCGCCCGCGTCGCTGTTCCGgcccgcgccgtcgtcgtcgtcgtctccggAGGGGGACGCTGGCGGTGCCGGTGATGTAGAgggaggcgcggcggcggccCTGGACGGCGCGGGAGTGGTCGAGGCCGTCAAGGCGGACTTCGCGCGGTCCTACTCCGTCATAGGTCTGAATCTTCTCTGATGAACTGACGAACGATTGATGCCATGCGTGGTAGAGCTTAGTTCTCTGAGGATAGAACACGCGTGCGCGTTTTGGTTCGTTTCGCACGCAGGGGATCTCACGCTGAGAGCTTACGAGGAGGACTGCGAGTTCGCCGATCCGGCGGGCTCCTTCAGAGGCCTGCGGCACCAATTTTGGGTCTCTGCTCGAGAAATCGAACATGAAGCTCACCAAATGGGAGGACCTGTAATTGGAGGTACGTACGAACTGCATCTCCAGCAACCAAGTTTATAACTTTGTAATTTGTAATGTGGCGATGTTAATCATTGGTGgttaaaaaaacaaacaaacaaaaatccACTGATTTGTGCCGCTCCTCGTTGCATCCGGTTGCAGGACAAGTCTATCGGGCACTGGCGTTTCAGGTGCGTCATGTCGTTCCCGTGGAGGCCTATCTTGTCAGGTGATTCCTGTTTATTTCATGTCCGATTTGTATGCTTATTCCTTAGTGGTCCATTCAAGCTGTTGCTCGGTTCTCCGGCTGTGTTCGCTTTGCTGGAAAGAATGGCTGAAAATACTACAAGCGGAGCCTATATATTTGCTCCTGTCCTGACATATGGTGTTTACTGTCATCCTGCCGTTTCAGCAACCGGGTACACGGAATACTACTTCGATGCTGAATCGGGAAGGTGTGCAGGTACTGAAAACTTCGACACACAGCGCGTTTagatcaaaaaaaaaatttgggtttttgctactgtagcactttcgtttgtatttgacagttagtgtctaattatagactaattaggttcggaagtttcgtctcgcgatttctcacccaactgtgcaattagttttttttcgtctatatttagtacttcatatatgtgccgcaagatttgatgtgacgagtaCTGCGCAAATTTTTTTGAATCTAAACAGGCCCACAGTTCTGTTCAGCGATCCTATTTGGGGCTCAGGAGCATCCAAGCATATTTGTAGCTAGCCGCTCGATAGATAGATGTTCAGGCACGTCGGCGGCCCTCTTGTGAATCAGGCACGTCGAAAATTGGAACGTTCCAAAGATGGCGCTCCTGCGGCAGATTTTCAGGCCGAGCCGAAGGGTCTGGGAGGGGCCCGGCCGCGCGGTGTTGGGCCTGTTGGCTCACGCGCCCAGAACCTGAGCCTCCCTTTCTGCATGTGGGCTCTCACAATACCATGGTCCAGCCGTCAGCAAGTCATGTTGGAAATTCGCTCGCACGAGCGGCGCAGAGGCACGACGAGGTGCATGACTAGCGGATGAATCCAGACCTGCGGTTCCCGTCGAAGGCGTGTGTCCATCCATCCTATGGTATTCGTCCCCACTCCAGCCTATGGCGTCGGCGGCGATGATCCGGTCTGCTGCCCGctcgctccggctccggctccggcagcCCCTGGAGCAGCAGCGGTGCCTTCTGGCAAGGCAATTCCTCAGCAGCTCCGTACCAACCGAGGTAAAGAATCTCCTCCTCcagcctcctcttcctccttgttATTCGGGCTCGACTGGTTAGGGTTTGTCGAGATAGGCGACCTGAACTGAACTGAACTGAACACCACGGCTGTTGTATTGGGCCCAGGAATTACGGATCTGTGGAATTAATGGCGCATGCTAATTTAGTTGGACCCAATCACCTGAATTGTCCACCTGCTGTCTTAGATTAAGAAAGGTGGTTCTTTTGGGGCTTTGCTTGAATTCCGTTTGACTGATTGCCAAATTTCTTTGGTCGCTTTTAACTGCAACTCAGATCCGTCTTGTCTTGTTTCTATTTGGCTGCAGCCCCTGTGTATTAGTTAGTTTTAGGGTTACGATTGGGTTTGCCCAGGAAGGGAAGCTGGGGCTGGCTGGCATGGCCACTGCGGTTTATTGGGTCAAATCCATTTGGCCCAATCTAGCTTCCTTAGCAAACCCTAACTATAAGACATGCCATTGCTGGCCCCTTCACTCCCGTCCCTCACACACACCACAcctccctcctttctctctcaCCACCATGCTCTATCGGCAGGGCTTGCGCGGACCACCACGCTCCATCAGCGGCGGCGCGGGGGCTGGGGCCGAGCCCCTCCAGCAGCGGCGGTGGCATGAGGCTCGCGACGGCCGACACAGATCAAGGGTGGCATCTGGGCTTGTGGCCGAGATCTAGGACCGGGCTGCGACGCGTGCGGATCCGACAAGGAGCGGTGATAGCGCACGGATTGGGCGAGCAGCGGTGGCAGCGTGTAGATGGGCTCAGCAGGCCGCTTTGATAGGCTCGctgattatttatttaattaatttattaacaGAGGCAGGTATTATTTCTGCCTCTATAAATTAGGATTTACAATGACGCGGAAGTAGAGACGGACACCTGCCCGCCTCCATTAACACTTTGACCGCCTCAGAAAATTCTTACAGTAATAGTAGTGGATGGTAGACCAACAGCTGTCCTGTGGAGGCCAACTAGAACCAGCGAAGCTGTCACCGCTAGGGGCGGAGGGAGGGGCTGGGCTGAAGAGGGCCAAGCCAACCCCCCCCCTCCCCCAATGGTAGATGAATTTCTCTTATGCACATGTTATTTTGCTATATAATTAAGCAAAAATATTGATGCACATGTTATTTTGCTATATAATTAAGTGAAAATATTTATGCACATGTTATTTTGCTATATAATTAAGTGCACTAAGTCTTCTTGGTTATGTGAAATCTCGGAATTTCTACGCCATTTCCATTTCATGTTTGTAGCAATGCTAATGCACAAATGATACACAAAGTATAAGCTTCTATAATAGTATAATTTCAGTAATCCTCCACTTCAATTCTCTTCCTCACTGTTCTGATTTACTTGCAGACACTAGGCCTCCTAAGGAGTTCTACACATGTCAGAAGCTACAGCAGTCAACTTTCTGGTTATTACTCTGACTACCCCTATTGTTAGTATTTGATCTCAACTATTGACTATAATACATGCGTTTTTCTCCAGCTTTGATTCCAGCTACTTCCCAATGCTCAGATCTGACAAGGTAAATATCAGATAGCATGCTCTAGTTGATGAATATAGATGTCATTACTAACCTCATGCCAAATATTTTTACGTCTGTCTCCCTTTTTATACATGTATGTATTACATTATTGTAATATTGTAATTGAATTTTGTAGAAAACGTTGTTACTTACCTAATCCCTCTCTGTACCAAGTCTGGAGTAGGTCATTTGCTTCAGACAACGGTGAGCCACAATAGCCTTTTGAGGCGGATAGTGTTTGACAAATGTGTTCCTTGTTATGCGTTTATAAAGTTCTGTTTTTCGTTCTATATAGGAGACAAGTTTGAGGCTGTTGTGCCCTTCATGGGTGAATCTGTAACTGATGGAACTCTTGCTAACTTCTTAAAGAGTATgcttccacccccccccccccccccccccccctctctctctctctctctctctccttccctgtgataacattttctttttcttatatACAGAACCTGGAGACAGAGTCGAGGCCGATGAACCCATAGCGCAGATTGAAACTGATAAGGTATTGGAGGCTTCTGTTTGAACATTAGTGGAACTTCGTATTTGCTAGTGGCCATAACCGCATGACTTTTCCTTTTGTTCCAGGTCACTATAGATGTTGCAAGTCCTGAGGCTGGTGTTATTGAAAAGGTGAATTGTTTTACTCCTTCCTAGCTTCCAGTCTACTTTCATGGCAATGCTTTACCTTTACTCTGCAGATGTCAGGAATACACACTCATATACCATGCTTATCTCCTCGTTAACAGGATCAAAAGCTGTTCACATACTAAGTGTTGCTATTTCTGACTGTTGTTTACAGCTCATTGCTAGTGAAGGTGACACAGTTACTCCCGGCACTAAAGTTGCAATCATATCCAAGTCTGCTCAACCTGCTGAAACACATGTTGCTCCATCTGAGGAAGCAACTCCAAAAGAATCATCACCACCTAAAGTTGAAGAGAAACCAAAGGTAGAGGAAAAAGCCCCAAAAGTTGAATCTCCCAAGATGCAAGCACCAAAGCCAACTGCACCATCAAAAACGTCCCCTTCAGAACCACAGCTCCCTCCAAAAGAACGAGAGCGGAGGGTAAGGCCAATATTATCCAATTACAGAGTTCAGATGTTGAAGGACATGCACATATTTTACCATGATATTGCAGGTGCCGATGCCAAGGCTCAGAAAGCGTATTGCAAACCGGCTTAAGGATTCTCAGAACACCTTTGCAATGCTGACTACATTT from Miscanthus floridulus cultivar M001 chromosome 11, ASM1932011v1, whole genome shotgun sequence includes these protein-coding regions:
- the LOC136491313 gene encoding dihydrolipoyllysine-residue succinyltransferase component of 2-oxoglutarate dehydrogenase complex 1, mitochondrial-like, with the protein product MASAAMIRSAARSLRLRLRQPLEQQRCLLARQFLSSSVPTETLGLLRSSTHVRSYSSQLSALIPATSQCSDLTRKRCYLPNPSLYQVWSRSFASDNGDKFEAVVPFMGESVTDGTLANFLKKPGDRVEADEPIAQIETDKVTIDVASPEAGVIEKLIASEGDTVTPGTKVAIISKSAQPAETHVAPSEEATPKESSPPKVEEKPKVEEKAPKVESPKMQAPKPTAPSKTSPSEPQLPPKERERRVPMPRLRKRIANRLKDSQNTFAMLTTFNEVDMTNLMKLRSDYKDEFVTKHGVKLGLMSCFVKAAVSALQNQPIVNAVIDGDDIIYRDYVDVSVAVGTSKGLVVPVIRDADTMNFADIEKGINNLAKKATEGALSIDDMAGGTFTISNGGVYGSLISTPIINPPQSAILGMHSIVQRPVVVNGDILARPMMYLALTYDHRLIDGREAVFFLRRIKDVVEDPRRLLLDI
- the LOC136491314 gene encoding uncharacterized protein; the protein is MALQHASPASSTLTTGSHGRSSAAVLRRPPTDSSSRLRVHAQSQKPTAGSRGGAGAETTATSSSPSRRTPSSRPPGTAPSSSASPASLFRPAPSSSSSPEGDAGGAGDVEGGAAAALDGAGVVEAVKADFARSYSVIGDLTLRAYEEDCEFADPAGSFRGLRHQFWVSAREIEHEAHQMGGPVIGGQVYRALAFQVRHVVPVEAYLVSNRVHGILLRC